The Microlunatus antarcticus genome window below encodes:
- a CDS encoding GIY-YIG nuclease family protein, with protein sequence MGKALEVVSDSTALEGELTLGHVLAAAGLALSDVIVLRHTYTDDGLRNQDDLTAARVLDYTRWQGIGNKIGLNPPKLWLVFMADGKRRSRLLTAYDNYGELTSQRSEESRLFDLRPSQALSALTDRLVVEWSKDAVNWAKLGTSAAAFPIVEIADPGRIQFPGFDRVLLTYLQLQSLVTDSRYSDWRTALGAVQGVYLIADTTNGKLYVGKADGQERILGRWSTYAKDGHGGNIALQALADLDSAHAEHFQFSILRVFGPSVPAAEVDEAESHFKHALLTRQFGLNRN encoded by the coding sequence GTGGGCAAGGCACTTGAAGTGGTATCTGACTCGACGGCCCTGGAAGGAGAGCTGACCCTCGGACACGTCCTAGCCGCCGCGGGACTGGCCCTGTCTGACGTGATCGTCCTTCGCCACACGTACACCGATGACGGTCTGCGCAACCAGGACGACCTCACGGCAGCGAGAGTGCTGGACTACACACGTTGGCAGGGCATCGGCAACAAGATCGGACTGAACCCCCCGAAGCTCTGGCTCGTCTTCATGGCCGACGGCAAGCGACGTTCACGCCTCCTCACCGCCTACGACAACTACGGCGAACTCACGTCGCAGCGCTCCGAGGAGTCGCGACTGTTCGACCTTCGCCCCTCGCAAGCGCTGTCCGCGCTCACCGATCGGCTTGTTGTCGAGTGGTCTAAAGACGCGGTCAACTGGGCCAAGCTCGGAACGAGCGCTGCAGCCTTCCCCATCGTCGAGATCGCCGACCCCGGACGGATCCAGTTTCCGGGCTTCGACCGGGTGCTACTCACCTACTTGCAGCTCCAGTCTTTGGTCACGGACTCCCGCTACTCGGACTGGCGCACGGCGCTCGGCGCAGTCCAGGGGGTCTACCTGATTGCAGACACGACCAACGGGAAGCTCTACGTGGGCAAGGCCGACGGGCAGGAGCGAATCCTCGGCCGATGGTCCACCTACGCGAAGGACGGACACGGCGGCAACATCGCCCTACAGGCCCTGGCCGACCTCGACTCCGCCCACGCTGAGCACTTCCAATTCAGCATCCTGCGCGTCTTCGGCCCCAGCGTCCCCGCGGCAGAGGTTGACGAAGCCGAGTCGCACTTCAAGCATGCACTGCTGACACGTCAATTCGGGCTCAATCGGAACTAG
- a CDS encoding cold-shock protein, whose translation MVKGVVKFYKVEKGWGAISSDALPAAADAWVHFSVIEGTGYRELAAGDVVEFDFEAVEQDSFRFRATRVKRLRGGPAPTLRRRGDEVRIEPEGVPDTPLVP comes from the coding sequence GTGGTGAAGGGCGTCGTGAAGTTCTACAAGGTCGAGAAGGGCTGGGGTGCCATCTCCTCCGACGCCCTTCCTGCGGCGGCTGACGCCTGGGTCCACTTCTCCGTGATCGAGGGCACGGGCTACCGCGAGCTCGCAGCAGGGGACGTCGTCGAATTCGACTTCGAGGCCGTCGAGCAGGACAGCTTCCGCTTCCGCGCCACACGGGTGAAGCGGCTCAGGGGCGGCCCCGCTCCAACGCTGAGACGCCGCGGGGACGAGGTGAGGATCGAGCCCGAGGGTGTGCCTGACACCCCGCTGGTTCCTTGA
- a CDS encoding LLM class flavin-dependent oxidoreductase produces MSRRGLFVPAFDPLADARVFADLAAQAEEAGWDGIFIWDHLLYADPVVEIADPWICLAAAAMTTSRIQLGTAVTPLSRRRPQVLARQAATLDRLSGGRLILGFGLGDDGGGRNGRGGELSAFGETVEPKVRAALLDEGLDVLTALLSGELVDHDGPHHRAAGVTFLPSATRPGGIPIWIGGRWPNKPPQRRAARYDGYFVIGLGSPADVAEARTAIDAARAAAGSDEPIELVVQVPADGDPVAWADAGASWVLTGVGPYRMDLDAVRKVVAAGPVP; encoded by the coding sequence ATGAGCAGGCGCGGGCTGTTCGTGCCGGCCTTCGACCCGCTGGCCGACGCGCGCGTGTTCGCGGATCTCGCCGCGCAGGCGGAGGAGGCGGGCTGGGACGGGATCTTCATCTGGGACCACCTGCTCTACGCCGACCCCGTCGTCGAGATCGCCGACCCCTGGATCTGCCTCGCCGCCGCCGCGATGACCACCTCCCGGATCCAGCTCGGGACCGCGGTCACGCCGCTGTCCCGCCGCCGTCCGCAGGTCCTGGCCCGCCAGGCGGCGACGCTCGACCGCCTGTCCGGCGGACGGCTGATCCTCGGCTTCGGCCTGGGTGACGACGGCGGCGGGCGGAACGGTCGCGGCGGCGAGCTCTCCGCCTTCGGCGAGACGGTCGAGCCCAAGGTCCGCGCCGCCCTCCTCGACGAGGGGCTCGACGTGCTGACCGCGCTGCTGTCCGGGGAGCTGGTCGACCACGACGGTCCCCACCACCGGGCGGCGGGCGTCACGTTCCTGCCGTCCGCCACGCGTCCGGGCGGCATCCCGATCTGGATCGGCGGACGGTGGCCCAACAAGCCGCCGCAGCGGCGCGCCGCGCGGTACGACGGCTACTTCGTCATCGGCCTCGGCTCGCCCGCCGACGTCGCCGAGGCGCGGACGGCGATCGACGCGGCGCGGGCCGCGGCTGGTTCCGACGAGCCGATCGAGCTGGTGGTCCAGGTGCCGGCCGACGGCGACCCCGTGGCGTGGGCCGACGCCGGCGCGAGCTGGGTGCTGACCGGGGTCGGTCCCTACCGGATGGACCTCGACGCGGTCAGGAAGGTCGTCGCCGCGGGCCCCGTTCCGTAG
- a CDS encoding Gfo/Idh/MocA family protein, with amino-acid sequence MSPRPPVRWGILGTANIARAQLLPALAESGDVAVVVGGRDRDRTEAFARDHGVTRAADGYRAVLEDPEVDAVYVPLPNPLHAEWATAALEAGKAVLCEKPLTTNPTATRALLDVARSTGGLLWESFVFPFQAQHLRLVELIDSGAIGELREIVASFHFPVTRPENIRLSAPMFGGALADVGCYPMRLAHELFGQPVAEAQVAAELGAEVEVEAAGVLTYDDGRRLMLTCGFRRQPETTALLLGTEGLIRVDNPWHPQPGAQIEVRGSGSDPVTESPTVDAHSFTAALRHIGAVLREEAEPVHLASTSALAVAQALGHAREAAGLPLDGSAGSGAGSGGVR; translated from the coding sequence GTGAGCCCGCGGCCGCCCGTCCGCTGGGGGATCCTCGGCACCGCGAACATCGCCCGCGCCCAGCTGCTGCCCGCCCTGGCCGAGTCCGGTGACGTGGCCGTGGTCGTCGGCGGTCGCGACCGGGACCGTACGGAGGCCTTCGCCCGCGACCACGGGGTCACCCGGGCCGCCGACGGCTACCGGGCCGTGCTCGAGGACCCCGAGGTCGACGCCGTCTACGTCCCGCTGCCCAACCCGCTGCACGCGGAGTGGGCGACCGCGGCGCTCGAGGCCGGCAAGGCCGTGCTGTGCGAGAAGCCGCTGACCACCAACCCCACTGCAACCCGGGCGCTGCTCGACGTCGCCCGGAGCACCGGCGGGTTGCTGTGGGAGTCGTTCGTCTTCCCGTTCCAGGCCCAGCACCTCCGCCTCGTCGAGCTGATCGACTCCGGCGCGATCGGCGAGCTGCGCGAGATCGTCGCGTCGTTCCACTTCCCGGTCACCCGCCCGGAGAACATCCGCCTCTCGGCGCCCATGTTCGGCGGCGCGCTCGCGGACGTCGGCTGCTACCCGATGCGGCTCGCGCACGAGCTGTTCGGCCAGCCCGTCGCGGAGGCCCAGGTCGCCGCCGAGCTCGGCGCGGAGGTCGAGGTCGAGGCGGCCGGTGTCCTCACGTACGACGACGGGCGCCGGCTGATGCTGACGTGCGGGTTCCGGAGGCAGCCCGAGACCACGGCGCTGCTGCTCGGGACCGAGGGCCTGATCCGCGTCGACAACCCGTGGCACCCGCAGCCGGGCGCGCAGATCGAGGTGCGGGGGAGCGGCAGCGACCCTGTGACCGAGAGCCCCACGGTCGACGCGCACTCGTTCACCGCTGCGCTGCGCCACATCGGGGCCGTGCTCCGCGAGGAGGCCGAGCCGGTGCACCTGGCGTCGACGTCCGCGCTGGCCGTCGCCCAGGCGCTGGGGCACGCCCGCGAGGCGGCCGGGCTGCCGCTCGACGGCTCGGCTGGCTCTGGCGCGGGCTCGGGAGGTGTTCGATGA
- a CDS encoding GntR family transcriptional regulator, translating to MSPQTLAEVVGRQGVRAVLEHESLPEAVRNALRRQILNNELPAGERLVEATIAADLGVSRATVREAMRGLSAEGLIEISPRRQTVVTRMSTEDADDVCFARYVLEAGIAKALTKDEKVGLDEALAEALERMDVAAQEGDLQAIVEADVHFHGLIVNASGRRRAVELWSTVNGQIGALMRASIDRQHLALKGVRARHEPVREALRSGTARQIEKAIYAHYVTDRDKVPAHVLALADGAPA from the coding sequence ATGAGCCCCCAGACGCTGGCCGAGGTGGTCGGGAGGCAGGGGGTGCGCGCGGTGCTCGAGCACGAGTCGCTGCCGGAGGCGGTGCGGAACGCGCTGCGCCGCCAGATCCTCAACAACGAGCTGCCCGCGGGCGAGCGGCTGGTCGAGGCCACGATCGCGGCCGACCTCGGCGTGAGCCGGGCGACGGTCCGCGAGGCGATGCGCGGGCTGTCGGCCGAAGGGCTGATCGAGATCTCGCCGCGCCGTCAGACCGTGGTGACCCGGATGAGCACCGAAGACGCCGACGACGTCTGCTTCGCCCGCTACGTGCTCGAGGCGGGCATCGCCAAGGCGTTGACCAAGGACGAGAAGGTCGGCCTCGACGAGGCGCTGGCGGAGGCGCTCGAGCGCATGGACGTCGCGGCCCAGGAGGGTGACCTGCAGGCCATCGTCGAGGCCGACGTGCACTTCCACGGCCTCATCGTCAACGCGTCCGGCCGCCGTCGCGCGGTCGAGCTGTGGTCCACGGTCAACGGCCAGATCGGCGCGCTGATGCGGGCCTCGATCGACCGTCAGCACCTCGCCCTCAAGGGCGTCCGCGCCCGTCACGAACCCGTCCGTGAGGCGTTGCGCTCCGGCACGGCCCGACAGATCGAGAAGGCCATCTACGCCCACTACGTCACCGACCGCGACAAGGTCCCGGCGCACGTGCTCGCCCTCGCGGACGGAGCCCCAGCGTGA
- a CDS encoding DUF4438 family protein — translation MRAVAVNLAGVVESPAIGPSPYRVDVDGHPYVPVGDGGIVLGVALGDLVSAALGDHVAPGATVGHPDQPARHGLTAYACVGNPVVVRSGAAAGATGRVFGKRGEDGRLLVWLPEDALERLRPGDGVAVRAYGQGASLPGLPPGVEVLNLDPWLAPALGITAGPDGVEVGVRAVVPSRLAGNGIGRPAQQWDVDLAFPAGDPVLAALRLGDLLAVADLDVRHNMGYRRGHVTVGLVVHGDSPMPGHGPGLVPLLCGPADLLRATPDAEGHVGLTEHALAAPGTTPQGRAG, via the coding sequence ATGAGAGCCGTCGCGGTCAACCTGGCCGGCGTCGTGGAGAGCCCGGCGATCGGGCCGTCGCCCTACCGCGTCGACGTCGACGGGCACCCGTACGTCCCGGTCGGCGACGGCGGCATCGTGCTGGGCGTCGCGCTCGGGGACCTCGTGTCCGCCGCGCTCGGCGACCACGTCGCTCCCGGCGCCACGGTCGGCCACCCCGACCAACCCGCCCGGCACGGACTGACGGCGTACGCCTGCGTCGGCAACCCCGTCGTCGTGCGCAGCGGCGCGGCCGCCGGTGCGACCGGGCGCGTCTTCGGCAAGCGCGGCGAGGACGGCCGGCTGCTCGTGTGGCTGCCCGAGGACGCCCTGGAACGTCTCCGGCCCGGCGACGGCGTCGCCGTCCGCGCGTACGGGCAGGGCGCCTCGCTGCCCGGGCTCCCGCCCGGCGTCGAGGTGCTCAACCTCGACCCCTGGCTCGCTCCCGCGCTCGGCATCACGGCGGGGCCCGACGGGGTGGAGGTCGGCGTGCGCGCGGTCGTCCCCAGCCGGCTGGCCGGCAACGGCATCGGTCGTCCGGCGCAGCAGTGGGACGTCGACCTCGCCTTCCCGGCCGGCGACCCGGTGCTCGCCGCGCTGCGGCTCGGCGACCTGCTGGCCGTCGCGGACCTCGACGTCCGGCACAACATGGGCTATCGGCGCGGGCACGTGACGGTGGGTCTCGTCGTGCACGGCGACAGCCCGATGCCGGGCCACGGACCGGGCCTGGTGCCACTGCTCTGCGGGCCCGCCGACCTCCTCCGGGCCACGCCCGACGCCGAGGGCCACGTCGGGCTCACCGAGCACGCGCTCGCCGCACCGGGAACGACCCCCCAGGGCAGGGCAGGATGA
- a CDS encoding DUF4438 family protein — translation MKVESNAGRLVTQLLAGEVWPATADRHAYRVDADGGPFVLPGMGGVTLAGHLGEPATGWASDHLEPGLSVRHADPGANYALQNLTCVGNEVTLVSGASAGESGVAIGQHAYVLVDAADDVLEGATVGDRVTVRAHGQGLALKAHPQVRVKNLDPAVLDAMPGGTRPDGRLEVHVAVDVPADAAGAGGGMASEFANTDLMGAYAGLDASLSLGLEGLRIGDLVVMRDTDHSWGRGYRPGWLTVGTISTGQCALFGHGPGPTTLFSGPAEAFHVVIDADANLSAYVGESRRVRTEVLA, via the coding sequence GTGAAGGTCGAGAGCAACGCCGGCCGGCTGGTGACCCAGCTGCTGGCCGGCGAGGTGTGGCCGGCGACGGCCGACCGCCACGCCTACCGGGTCGACGCGGACGGCGGCCCGTTCGTGCTGCCCGGGATGGGCGGGGTCACGCTCGCCGGGCACCTCGGGGAGCCGGCGACGGGGTGGGCCAGCGACCACCTCGAGCCGGGGCTCTCCGTCCGGCACGCCGACCCGGGCGCCAACTACGCCCTGCAGAACCTGACCTGCGTCGGCAACGAGGTCACGCTGGTCTCGGGTGCATCCGCCGGTGAGAGCGGGGTCGCGATCGGCCAGCACGCGTACGTGCTCGTCGACGCGGCCGACGACGTCCTCGAGGGGGCGACGGTCGGCGACCGGGTGACGGTCCGCGCGCACGGGCAGGGCCTCGCCCTGAAGGCGCACCCGCAGGTGCGGGTGAAGAACCTCGACCCGGCCGTCCTCGACGCGATGCCGGGCGGCACCCGTCCCGACGGGCGCCTCGAGGTGCACGTCGCCGTCGACGTCCCGGCCGACGCCGCCGGGGCCGGCGGCGGGATGGCCTCCGAGTTCGCCAACACCGACCTGATGGGCGCGTACGCGGGCCTCGACGCGTCCCTGTCGCTGGGGCTGGAGGGCCTGCGGATCGGGGACCTCGTGGTCATGCGCGACACCGACCACAGCTGGGGCCGCGGCTACCGGCCCGGCTGGCTGACCGTCGGCACGATCTCCACCGGGCAGTGCGCGCTCTTCGGCCACGGGCCCGGTCCGACGACGCTCTTCAGCGGGCCGGCCGAGGCGTTCCACGTCGTGATCGACGCCGACGCGAACCTCTCCGCCTACGTCGGGGAGTCACGCCGGGTCCGGACGGAGGTCCTGGCATGA
- a CDS encoding TldD/PmbA family protein, producing MTTTMIISTDQAEPAVGADRAVQACAEAVRAAKAAGADEAEAFLSGRAGGYTRFAVDRVHQPQDVHERQLMVRAVVEGRSARVATTDLAGAADAGRRATGRAAALARAAGPLAALPAPAPARSVPSLAPEVLWDPRTAAWGTPERVGAVRSLMAASRAAGGEAFGMLGRAVTELAVVDADGVERYAAATEAYGSFTVRIDDGTSHWVDLDRRLDVLDLDAVVARTVQEAGRARGRTDLADGTYDVVLSPLATGELLEGFHAYGFTGDAVADGVGAVARRRGERVAPETVDVADDPRAVRGLPFPFDPEGTDASRVPLLDHGVVADAVTDRASASRAGLPLTGHAHIAREETPHPAPASLTMAPGTASVDELVAGVERGVYVQRLWYLRVVDPAATTLTGGSRDACFLIEDGRLTTPVRPARFTESVFGVLSRVDAIGADVLAQPLANVWNGAVSAPAVRVRGFRFGSAASPTSPTTPEEETA from the coding sequence ATGACGACGACCATGATCATCAGCACCGACCAGGCAGAGCCGGCGGTCGGCGCCGACCGCGCGGTCCAGGCCTGCGCCGAGGCGGTCCGCGCCGCCAAGGCCGCCGGTGCGGACGAGGCCGAGGCGTTCCTGTCGGGCCGGGCGGGCGGCTACACCCGCTTCGCCGTCGACCGGGTCCACCAGCCGCAGGACGTGCACGAGCGCCAGCTCATGGTCCGCGCCGTGGTCGAGGGCCGCTCGGCCCGCGTCGCGACCACCGACCTGGCCGGTGCCGCCGACGCCGGACGGCGCGCCACCGGACGCGCGGCCGCACTGGCCCGCGCCGCCGGACCCCTGGCCGCGCTCCCGGCACCCGCGCCCGCGCGGTCCGTGCCCAGCCTCGCGCCCGAGGTGCTCTGGGACCCGCGCACGGCGGCCTGGGGCACGCCCGAGCGCGTCGGCGCGGTCCGGAGCCTGATGGCCGCGTCCCGGGCGGCCGGGGGCGAGGCCTTCGGCATGCTCGGCCGCGCCGTCACCGAGCTCGCCGTGGTCGACGCCGACGGCGTCGAGCGCTACGCCGCGGCGACCGAGGCGTACGGGTCGTTCACGGTCCGAATCGACGACGGCACCTCGCACTGGGTCGACCTCGACCGCCGGCTCGACGTGCTCGACCTGGACGCCGTCGTCGCGCGCACGGTGCAGGAGGCCGGCCGCGCTCGCGGCCGGACGGACCTGGCCGACGGCACGTACGACGTCGTCCTCTCCCCGCTCGCGACCGGCGAGCTGCTGGAGGGCTTCCACGCGTACGGCTTCACCGGCGACGCGGTCGCCGACGGCGTGGGTGCCGTGGCCCGGCGCCGCGGCGAGCGGGTCGCGCCCGAGACGGTCGATGTGGCCGACGACCCACGGGCCGTGCGCGGGCTGCCGTTCCCGTTCGACCCCGAGGGCACCGACGCGAGCCGCGTGCCGCTGCTCGACCACGGCGTCGTCGCGGACGCGGTCACCGACCGGGCCAGCGCCTCCCGCGCCGGCCTGCCGCTGACCGGCCATGCGCACATCGCCCGCGAGGAGACGCCGCACCCGGCGCCGGCCAGCCTGACCATGGCGCCCGGCACCGCGAGCGTCGACGAGCTGGTCGCCGGGGTCGAGCGCGGCGTCTACGTGCAGCGGCTCTGGTACCTCCGGGTCGTCGACCCGGCGGCCACCACGCTGACCGGCGGCAGCCGGGACGCCTGCTTCCTCATCGAGGACGGACGTCTCACCACCCCGGTGCGGCCGGCGCGGTTCACGGAGTCGGTCTTCGGCGTGCTGTCGCGCGTCGACGCGATCGGGGCCGACGTGCTCGCGCAGCCGCTGGCCAACGTCTGGAACGGCGCCGTCAGCGCGCCCGCCGTCCGGGTCCGGGGCTTCCGCTTCGGCTCGGCGGCCTCGCCGACGAGCCCCACCACCCCCGAGGAGGAGACCGCGTGA